The following proteins are encoded in a genomic region of Leptotrichia sp. oral taxon 215 str. W9775:
- the metG gene encoding methionine--tRNA ligase: protein MSNSFYLTTPIYYPNAAPHVGTAYTTIICDVIARYKRIMGYDVSFMTGVDEHGQKIQEAAVKNGFTPQQWVDKMSLNFTSLWEKLNISNTDYLRTTQERHINSVKEIIKRVYEKGDIYRGEYIGKYSVSEETFVPENQLVDGKYMGKEVIDVKEASYFFRLSKYEDALLKYIDEHPDFIKPESKKNEVVAFIKQGLQDLSISRTTFDWGIPLEFEEGHVIYVWFDALTVYLTGAGFQQDENEFAKRWTNGRVTHLIGKDILRFHAIIWPAMLMSAGIKLPDTVAAHGWWTVEGEKMSKSLGNVVNPEEEVQKYGLDAFRYYLMREATFGQDADYSKKAMIQRINSDLANDLGNLLNRTIGMQKKYFDSKVVLNKVEDKYDMEIKDLWEETLVNLDNHMNEFQFSEALKDIWKFIGRMNKYIDECEPWNLAKEESKKDRLSTVMYNLVEGLYKIAVLIAPFMPDTAKQMIRQLGLDINPEEIKIENVKEWGVYPEGNSLGEAVPLFPRIEVEEEAKKEYKEDLKIENPITIDDFSKVEIKVVEIEKVSKVEGADKLLKFIVNTGSEKRQIISGIAKYYPDEQELVGKKVPAVLNLEPVTLKGELSQGMLLTTATKKKVTLIEIDNGIKTGAVIK, encoded by the coding sequence ATGTCCAATTCATTTTATTTAACAACCCCAATATACTATCCAAATGCAGCTCCACACGTGGGAACAGCATACACTACAATAATTTGTGATGTTATTGCGAGATACAAGAGAATAATGGGATACGATGTATCATTTATGACAGGTGTAGATGAACATGGTCAGAAAATACAGGAAGCTGCAGTAAAAAATGGATTTACTCCACAACAGTGGGTGGATAAAATGTCCTTAAATTTCACTTCCTTATGGGAAAAGCTTAATATTTCCAATACTGATTATTTGAGAACGACTCAGGAAAGACATATTAACAGTGTTAAGGAAATAATAAAAAGAGTATACGAAAAAGGGGATATATACAGAGGAGAATATATAGGAAAATATTCTGTTTCAGAAGAAACATTTGTTCCTGAAAATCAGCTGGTTGATGGGAAATATATGGGAAAAGAAGTTATCGATGTAAAGGAAGCTTCGTATTTCTTCAGACTTTCAAAATATGAAGATGCCCTTTTAAAATATATAGATGAACATCCTGATTTTATAAAGCCTGAAAGCAAGAAAAATGAAGTTGTGGCATTTATAAAACAGGGATTACAGGATTTATCAATATCAAGAACAACTTTTGACTGGGGAATACCACTTGAATTTGAAGAAGGCCACGTAATATATGTATGGTTTGACGCTCTGACAGTATATCTTACAGGAGCAGGTTTCCAGCAGGATGAAAATGAATTTGCAAAGAGATGGACTAATGGAAGGGTAACTCACCTTATTGGAAAGGATATATTGAGATTCCATGCGATAATCTGGCCTGCAATGCTCATGTCTGCAGGAATAAAACTTCCTGATACAGTAGCTGCCCATGGATGGTGGACTGTAGAAGGTGAAAAAATGTCTAAGTCATTGGGAAATGTAGTAAATCCTGAAGAAGAAGTTCAGAAATATGGACTGGATGCCTTCAGATATTATCTGATGAGAGAAGCAACTTTTGGACAGGATGCAGATTATTCTAAAAAAGCCATGATTCAGAGAATAAATTCAGATTTGGCAAATGATTTGGGAAATCTTCTTAACAGAACAATAGGAATGCAGAAAAAATATTTTGATTCAAAAGTAGTTCTGAATAAAGTTGAAGACAAATATGATATGGAAATAAAAGATTTATGGGAAGAAACACTTGTAAATCTGGATAATCACATGAATGAATTCCAGTTTTCTGAAGCGTTGAAGGATATATGGAAATTCATTGGAAGAATGAATAAATACATTGATGAATGTGAACCATGGAATCTGGCAAAGGAAGAAAGTAAAAAAGACAGGCTTTCAACTGTAATGTATAATCTTGTTGAAGGGTTATATAAAATTGCAGTGCTTATAGCACCATTTATGCCTGATACAGCTAAACAAATGATTAGACAGCTTGGACTGGACATAAATCCTGAAGAAATTAAAATTGAAAATGTTAAGGAATGGGGAGTATACCCTGAAGGAAATTCTTTAGGAGAAGCAGTACCATTGTTCCCAAGAATTGAAGTTGAAGAAGAAGCAAAAAAAGAGTATAAGGAAGACCTTAAAATTGAAAATCCTATAACAATAGATGATTTTTCTAAAGTAGAAATAAAAGTCGTTGAAATAGAAAAAGTCAGCAAAGTTGAAGGGGCAGACAAACTGCTTAAATTTATTGTAAATACAGGAAGTGAAAAGAGACAGATTATTTCAGGAATAGCAAAATATTATCCGGATGAACAGGAACTTGTAGGAAAGAAAGTGCCTGCTGTACTTAATTTAGAACCTGTAACATTAAAAGGGGAACTTTCACAGGGAATGCTTCTTACGACAGCCACAAAGAAAAAAGTGACTTTAATAGAAATTGATAATGGGATAAAAACAGGAGCGGTAATAAAATAA
- a CDS encoding tetratricopeptide repeat protein, whose translation MRKFIFYVFLISLLIVSCSQDKKGYDALEKGLIGILEKKDEGYILQQLEKSAEQKNEDVFALAYVYLGTQGEEFYNKFLKKSNGYAEYYKAMFLKETNGMEDEIINLLESSAKQGNNKAYYMLGSIYESKFEFSKAQEYLKKGKDAGEIYSVYSYNYNKNLSDVYSRIEELNKKLKDDTINQMEKKELGTLIVEKVSNYEEGYNILKDFLSENYPPALYAKAKILELEDKEEEAIQIYNEIFMKNKYYLAGFELASKLVKTSKNYELAMKVLEDTNSDEPVISGYKGFVYENMKQYKKAEENYLKAVEKNDIGIMIYLGSLYENLGETKKAKDIYTKAYHLGSVDAGYKLSYLLEELEENKIKDSKNNKKDNAKKDSKDDVKKSKEAKKILENLVKNGDDYSMVDLSLYYPQGDPNIRILNLKAAAKLNKTAFYNLGVFYYEKKNKEKAKFYLKVAKENGYDIGTVFERYIRN comes from the coding sequence ATGAGAAAATTTATATTTTATGTATTTTTAATTTCTCTATTGATAGTATCATGTTCTCAGGATAAAAAAGGGTATGATGCGTTAGAAAAAGGATTAATAGGAATTCTTGAGAAAAAAGATGAAGGATACATATTGCAGCAGCTTGAAAAATCTGCTGAGCAGAAAAATGAAGATGTATTTGCACTGGCGTATGTATATCTGGGAACACAAGGGGAAGAATTTTATAATAAATTTTTAAAGAAAAGTAACGGATATGCAGAATATTATAAAGCAATGTTCCTAAAGGAAACAAATGGTATGGAAGATGAAATTATAAATCTTCTTGAAAGTTCTGCAAAACAGGGAAATAATAAGGCATATTACATGCTGGGAAGTATATATGAATCAAAATTTGAATTTTCAAAGGCTCAGGAGTATCTGAAAAAAGGTAAGGATGCCGGTGAAATATATTCGGTGTATTCATATAACTATAATAAAAACTTATCAGATGTGTATAGCCGTATTGAAGAACTGAATAAAAAACTCAAGGATGATACAATAAACCAGATGGAAAAAAAGGAGTTAGGAACTCTGATTGTGGAAAAGGTATCAAACTATGAAGAAGGATACAATATACTGAAGGACTTCCTTTCTGAAAATTATCCACCTGCCTTATATGCAAAGGCTAAAATTCTGGAATTAGAAGATAAGGAAGAGGAGGCTATTCAAATATACAATGAGATATTTATGAAAAATAAATACTATCTCGCAGGATTTGAGCTGGCATCAAAACTGGTGAAAACTAGTAAAAATTATGAACTTGCAATGAAGGTTCTGGAGGATACGAATTCCGACGAACCGGTAATTTCAGGGTATAAAGGTTTTGTATACGAGAATATGAAGCAATATAAAAAAGCTGAAGAAAACTACCTGAAGGCAGTTGAAAAAAATGATATTGGAATAATGATTTACCTTGGAAGTTTATATGAAAATTTAGGTGAAACTAAGAAGGCAAAAGATATTTATACTAAGGCGTATCATTTAGGTTCGGTGGATGCGGGATATAAGCTTTCATATCTGCTTGAAGAGCTGGAGGAAAATAAGATTAAGGATAGTAAAAATAATAAAAAAGATAATGCTAAAAAAGACAGTAAAGATGATGTCAAAAAAAGTAAGGAAGCTAAAAAAATACTGGAAAATCTTGTTAAAAATGGCGATGATTATTCAATGGTTGATTTGAGCCTTTATTATCCTCAAGGAGATCCTAATATCAGAATTTTAAACTTGAAAGCTGCGGCAAAGTTAAATAAGACAGCCTTCTATAACCTTGGAGTATTCTACTATGAGAAGAAAAACAAGGAAAAGGCAAAGTTCTATTTAAAGGTTGCTAAGGAAAATGGTTACGATATAGGTACGGTATTTGAAAGATATATAAGAAATTAG
- a CDS encoding TlpA disulfide reductase family protein, with the protein MKKLILLIMMGTMFAIGCSKNKDVAETVKENKTETVKEASSGNEMPAFTLTDLEGKTFDSKSLLGNGKKTLFVVAAEWCPHCNTEMPHIQQFYDENKDKVNVVVVFSNVRSSLDAVKKYISENGYTIPAYYDADGSVLNGLGVQGFPFNIKVDGTKIEKTLELPVDYGKLASEFAQ; encoded by the coding sequence ATGAAAAAATTAATATTGCTAATAATGATGGGGACTATGTTTGCAATAGGATGCAGTAAAAATAAAGACGTAGCGGAAACAGTAAAGGAAAATAAGACTGAAACTGTAAAAGAAGCATCATCAGGAAATGAAATGCCGGCATTTACTTTAACAGATCTGGAAGGAAAAACGTTTGACAGTAAAAGTCTGCTGGGAAATGGGAAAAAGACTTTATTTGTTGTAGCGGCAGAATGGTGTCCGCACTGTAATACTGAAATGCCACATATTCAACAGTTTTACGATGAAAATAAAGATAAGGTAAATGTTGTAGTAGTATTTAGTAATGTGAGATCAAGTCTTGATGCAGTAAAAAAATATATATCAGAAAATGGATATACAATTCCTGCATATTATGATGCAGATGGTTCTGTCTTAAACGGACTTGGAGTACAGGGATTCCCATTTAACATAAAAGTTGATGGTACTAAAATAGAAAAAACATTAGAATTACCTGTAGATTATGGAAAACTTGCAAGTGAGTTTGCCCAATAA
- the rpsO gene encoding 30S ribosomal protein S15 → MAMKPKKEIIETFGKNSQDTGSAEVQVALLTERINHLTAHLKVHFKDVHSRVGLLKMVGKRRRLLNYIKNRNVDDYRELIDKLGIRK, encoded by the coding sequence ATGGCAATGAAACCAAAAAAAGAAATTATTGAAACATTTGGAAAAAACTCACAGGATACTGGATCAGCAGAAGTTCAGGTAGCATTACTTACAGAAAGAATTAATCATTTAACTGCTCACTTGAAAGTACATTTTAAAGATGTTCACTCAAGAGTAGGATTATTAAAAATGGTAGGTAAAAGAAGAAGATTATTAAATTACATCAAAAACAGAAACGTAGATGACTATAGAGAATTAATAGACAAATTAGGAATCAGAAAATAG
- a CDS encoding lysophospholipid acyltransferase family protein — protein sequence MAYKLSEKIVGGIVAAIRKILSFFPLKVRYSFFENLGLLGYYLIKKRRKLTLDNIRQAFPEKSDEEVVRIAKESYKTMGKMIMTSIYLEEITSNGNTVMENEELMLKACENNEKAVIIVSLHLGGFEAGSIMRNIRKFYAVFRKQKNKKLNDLMTKWREEGGLHSIPLRDSETLNDALRNKTIIALASDHHANDVEIEFFGRKAKAVSGPVLLGLKHKVPLVLAYAIFENNTIKVVNKKILEIEKQGNLKATVKFNMQKIFHEFEEIIREYPEQYMWQHKRWREE from the coding sequence ATGGCATATAAATTAAGTGAAAAAATTGTTGGAGGAATTGTTGCAGCAATAAGAAAGATACTGTCTTTTTTTCCTCTGAAGGTTAGATATTCATTTTTTGAAAATTTAGGTTTGTTGGGTTATTATTTGATAAAAAAACGGAGAAAATTAACTTTAGATAATATAAGACAGGCTTTTCCTGAAAAAAGTGATGAGGAAGTAGTTAGGATTGCTAAAGAATCATATAAAACAATGGGAAAAATGATAATGACTTCCATTTATCTTGAAGAAATTACTTCAAACGGAAATACAGTTATGGAAAATGAGGAGCTTATGCTGAAGGCCTGTGAAAATAATGAAAAGGCTGTCATAATAGTTTCGCTTCATCTGGGAGGATTTGAAGCAGGAAGTATAATGAGAAACATAAGAAAATTTTATGCTGTTTTCAGAAAACAGAAAAATAAAAAGCTTAATGATTTAATGACAAAATGGCGTGAAGAAGGTGGGCTTCATTCCATACCTTTGAGAGATAGTGAAACATTGAATGATGCTTTGAGAAATAAGACAATAATAGCCCTTGCATCAGATCATCATGCAAATGATGTGGAAATAGAGTTTTTTGGAAGAAAGGCAAAGGCAGTATCAGGACCGGTTCTACTTGGATTAAAACACAAAGTTCCTCTTGTATTGGCTTATGCTATTTTTGAAAATAACACTATAAAAGTTGTAAATAAAAAAATATTGGAAATAGAAAAACAGGGAAATTTAAAGGCCACTGTAAAGTTTAATATGCAAAAAATATTTCATGAATTTGAAGAAATTATAAGAGAATATCCTGAACAATATATGTGGCAGCATAAAAGATGGAGAGAAGAATAA
- the rny gene encoding ribonuclease Y, with translation MPLPITILLIIIFSFLTFFIAYFYGSSIFKKKYGELSELELRIVDAKRRLESSKKEVEREIESFRKEETLKVKEELLNEKKVADEEIKKMKSEIVFKEERIAKKEEILETKTERLEEKETKIEKQREKLVRKEVELNDLISKEEKELERISELTKEDAAKIILTKLENQLDHDKAVLIRDFEHNLDREKDRISKRIISTAIGKASADYVVDSTISVIQLPSEEMKGRIIGREGRNIRAIEAATGVDLIIDDTPEAVVLSSFDGVRREVARIALEKLISDGRIHPTKIEEVVAKAQEEVEESVLDAAEQAILEVGIPTLPREVLKVFGRLKFRTSFGQNILQHSIEVAHIAAALAAEIGANVDVAKRAGLLHDIGKAFSHEQEGSHAINGGEFLRKFSKENEIVINAVESHHNEVEQLSVEAVLVQAADSISASRPGARRETLSNYLKRLEQLEEIANSHEGIESSYAIQAGRELRLIVHPDEIDDDKAMILSREVAKEIEEKMQYPGQIKVTVIRETRAIEYAK, from the coding sequence ATGCCATTACCAATAACGATTTTACTGATTATTATTTTTTCTTTTCTAACTTTTTTTATTGCCTATTTTTATGGGAGTTCAATATTTAAGAAAAAATATGGAGAACTTAGTGAACTTGAATTGAGAATAGTTGATGCAAAAAGAAGACTTGAGTCTTCTAAAAAAGAAGTTGAAAGAGAAATAGAATCATTTAGAAAAGAAGAAACACTTAAAGTAAAGGAAGAATTACTTAATGAAAAGAAAGTTGCCGATGAAGAAATAAAGAAAATGAAATCGGAGATTGTTTTTAAGGAAGAAAGAATTGCAAAAAAAGAAGAAATACTTGAAACAAAAACAGAAAGACTTGAAGAAAAAGAAACAAAAATAGAAAAGCAGCGTGAAAAACTAGTAAGAAAAGAAGTTGAACTGAATGACCTGATTTCTAAGGAAGAAAAGGAATTAGAAAGAATTTCTGAACTTACGAAGGAGGATGCGGCAAAAATCATCCTTACAAAACTTGAAAATCAGCTTGATCATGATAAAGCAGTTCTTATAAGAGATTTTGAACATAATCTTGACAGAGAAAAAGACAGAATTTCAAAAAGAATTATATCTACTGCAATAGGAAAAGCTTCTGCAGATTATGTTGTAGATTCTACAATTTCAGTTATCCAATTACCTAGTGAAGAAATGAAGGGTAGAATAATCGGAAGAGAAGGAAGAAACATAAGAGCGATAGAAGCGGCAACAGGAGTTGACCTTATAATAGATGATACACCTGAAGCAGTTGTTCTTTCATCATTTGATGGTGTAAGAAGGGAAGTTGCAAGAATTGCACTTGAAAAACTTATTTCTGACGGAAGAATACATCCTACAAAAATAGAGGAAGTAGTTGCAAAAGCACAGGAAGAAGTGGAAGAAAGTGTACTTGATGCGGCGGAACAGGCTATATTGGAAGTTGGAATACCAACACTTCCAAGAGAAGTATTAAAGGTATTTGGAAGATTAAAATTCAGAACATCATTTGGACAGAATATATTACAGCACTCAATAGAAGTTGCTCACATAGCTGCGGCTCTGGCGGCAGAAATAGGAGCTAATGTTGATGTTGCCAAGAGGGCAGGGCTGCTTCATGATATAGGAAAAGCTTTTTCTCATGAGCAGGAAGGATCACACGCAATAAACGGTGGGGAATTTTTAAGAAAGTTCTCTAAAGAAAATGAAATAGTAATAAATGCGGTTGAATCACACCATAATGAAGTAGAGCAGTTAAGTGTTGAAGCTGTACTTGTACAGGCGGCAGATTCAATTTCAGCTTCAAGACCGGGAGCAAGAAGAGAAACACTATCTAACTACCTGAAGAGGCTTGAACAGCTTGAAGAAATAGCAAACAGCCATGAAGGAATTGAAAGCTCATATGCAATTCAGGCTGGAAGAGAACTTAGATTGATTGTACATCCTGATGAAATTGATGATGATAAGGCAATGATACTTTCAAGGGAAGTTGCCAAGGAAATCGAAGAAAAAATGCAGTACCCTGGACAGATAAAGGTTACAGTAATTAGGGAAACAAGAGCTATAGAATATGCAAAATAA
- a CDS encoding class I SAM-dependent methyltransferase, whose product MNNYIKVNEDRWNNVKNDYTEPLAHEELEEVKNNPISVALTVGKKVPKEWFEKANGKKILGLACGGGQQGPVFAIKGYDVTIMDFSKSQLQKDDMVAKREGLKINTVQGDMTKPFPFENETFDIVFNPVSNVYVEDLENIYKEASRVLKKGGLLMVGFMNPWIYMYDADIVWDKPDEELLLRFSIPFNSKELEEEGKITINPEYGYEFSHTLETQIRGQLKNGFAMIDFYESCDKRHRLSRYGNDYIATLCIKL is encoded by the coding sequence ATGAACAATTATATAAAAGTAAATGAAGATAGATGGAATAATGTAAAAAATGACTATACTGAGCCATTGGCACATGAAGAATTAGAAGAAGTTAAAAATAATCCAATTTCTGTTGCATTAACTGTTGGGAAAAAAGTTCCAAAAGAATGGTTTGAAAAAGCAAATGGAAAGAAGATATTAGGTTTAGCTTGTGGTGGTGGACAGCAGGGACCAGTTTTTGCTATAAAAGGTTATGATGTAACCATAATGGATTTTTCTAAATCACAATTACAAAAAGATGATATGGTTGCTAAAAGAGAAGGCTTAAAAATCAATACAGTTCAAGGTGATATGACAAAACCATTTCCATTTGAAAATGAAACTTTTGATATCGTTTTTAATCCAGTTTCAAATGTATATGTAGAAGATTTAGAAAATATATATAAAGAAGCTTCTCGAGTATTGAAAAAGGGTGGGTTGTTAATGGTCGGATTTATGAATCCCTGGATATACATGTATGATGCGGACATTGTATGGGACAAACCTGATGAGGAATTACTTTTAAGGTTTTCAATACCTTTTAATTCGAAAGAGCTTGAAGAGGAAGGCAAGATAACCATAAATCCAGAATATGGATATGAATTTAGCCATACCTTAGAAACTCAGATTAGAGGACAACTTAAAAATGGTTTCGCTATGATAGATTTTTATGAATCGTGTGACAAAAGACATAGATTATCACGTTATGGAAATGATTATATAGCTACACTTTGCATTAAACTATAA
- a CDS encoding YARHG domain-containing protein produces MKKFFKLRFWFLFMVIMSVSFGNDWEFSSRGENIIPIETSQVSIKKEEIRMKIVNDGMDVKVKFIFNSPVSEEKIIGFITPEGGFDNDDNYQWDGEMHFKNFTTVVNGKTVKSNVEKMKDFYKKNVLSKEEMKKYNVEKYKDSYIYYFKANFVKGENTVEHSYNYSGSHGVGYNDFQYVWTTISKWKNKKVDEFELIIEPGDSFVSLPYTFWKNGKKINWEIVGEGKIDTAVNEITESSTNRKTVMKRVYAKLKNGYIAYRTKDFAPDDEFWMEDVINIVNNYFPYEKTEKGYIFTDDNFDYASLMCCYVTEPYSKEKYEKYEYYKADLEVSREKEEELKKLSNKELEILRNYPFALAGYDFSRKDLKDYFSQFIWYYPIGKDVEVRVYPEITKVVDKIMEERKKNSK; encoded by the coding sequence ATGAAAAAATTTTTTAAATTAAGATTTTGGTTTTTGTTTATGGTAATTATGTCTGTTTCTTTTGGGAATGACTGGGAATTCAGTTCGAGGGGAGAAAATATCATACCGATTGAAACTTCTCAAGTATCTATAAAAAAAGAAGAAATTAGAATGAAAATTGTTAATGACGGAATGGATGTAAAAGTAAAATTCATATTTAACAGTCCAGTTTCAGAAGAAAAAATAATAGGATTTATAACTCCTGAAGGGGGATTTGATAATGATGACAATTATCAATGGGACGGAGAAATGCATTTTAAGAATTTCACAACTGTAGTGAATGGAAAAACTGTAAAATCCAATGTTGAGAAAATGAAGGATTTTTATAAAAAAAATGTCTTAAGTAAAGAAGAAATGAAAAAGTATAATGTTGAAAAATATAAAGATAGTTATATATACTATTTTAAAGCAAATTTTGTAAAGGGTGAAAATACTGTTGAACATAGCTATAACTATTCAGGAAGTCATGGAGTAGGATATAATGATTTTCAATATGTATGGACAACTATATCAAAATGGAAGAATAAGAAAGTTGATGAATTTGAACTTATTATTGAACCTGGAGACAGTTTTGTTTCCTTACCTTATACATTTTGGAAAAATGGAAAGAAAATTAACTGGGAAATTGTAGGGGAAGGGAAAATTGATACAGCAGTGAATGAAATAACTGAAAGTTCTACAAATAGAAAAACAGTAATGAAAAGAGTGTATGCAAAACTTAAAAATGGTTATATAGCATACAGGACAAAAGATTTTGCTCCTGATGATGAATTTTGGATGGAAGATGTAATAAATATAGTAAATAATTATTTTCCATACGAAAAAACAGAAAAAGGATACATTTTTACTGATGATAACTTTGATTATGCCAGTTTAATGTGCTGTTATGTGACAGAGCCTTATAGCAAAGAAAAATATGAAAAATATGAATATTATAAGGCAGATTTGGAAGTCAGCAGGGAGAAGGAGGAAGAACTGAAAAAATTGTCTAATAAGGAGCTTGAAATTTTAAGAAACTATCCATTTGCCCTTGCAGGATATGATTTTTCAAGAAAAGACCTGAAGGATTATTTTTCACAGTTTATATGGTATTATCCGATAGGAAAGGATGTAGAGGTACGTGTATATCCTGAAATTACAAAAGTAGTTGACAAAATAATGGAAGAAAGAAAGAAAAATAGCAAATAA
- a CDS encoding TIGR00282 family metallophosphoesterase — protein MKFLIIGDVVGEPGRNILFKYLEKRKKNYDFIIVNAENSAGGFGITPKIAEQIFSRGADVITLGNHTWDKKEIYSYINEAKNLIRPINFTKEAPGKGYTIVEKNGKKVAVVNAQGKVFMPPIACPFLAMDEIIPEIRKETNIIIVDFHAEATSEKQAMGWNLTGKVSAVYGTHTHTQTADEKILPGGTAYLTDAGMTGGHDGILGMNKKESIQRFKDGMPSRYSVCEENLRINGLEVEVNENTGKAEKIKRINMHYDEV, from the coding sequence ATGAAATTTTTAATAATTGGAGATGTGGTTGGAGAGCCAGGAAGAAATATTTTGTTCAAGTATCTGGAAAAAAGAAAGAAGAATTATGACTTTATAATAGTCAATGCAGAAAATTCAGCGGGAGGTTTTGGAATAACTCCTAAAATTGCTGAACAGATATTTTCAAGAGGAGCAGATGTAATAACACTTGGAAACCACACTTGGGATAAGAAGGAGATTTATTCTTATATTAATGAAGCGAAGAATTTAATAAGACCGATTAACTTTACAAAGGAAGCTCCTGGAAAAGGATATACAATAGTTGAAAAAAATGGTAAGAAAGTAGCTGTTGTAAATGCTCAGGGGAAGGTTTTCATGCCTCCTATAGCATGTCCGTTTCTGGCAATGGATGAAATAATTCCTGAAATACGTAAGGAAACAAATATTATTATTGTGGATTTCCATGCTGAAGCCACTTCTGAAAAGCAGGCGATGGGATGGAATCTTACAGGGAAAGTTTCAGCCGTTTATGGTACTCACACCCACACTCAGACAGCAGATGAAAAAATACTTCCAGGAGGAACAGCATACCTTACTGATGCAGGAATGACAGGAGGACATGACGGAATACTTGGAATGAACAAAAAGGAAAGTATACAGAGATTTAAGGATGGAATGCCTTCAAGATATTCTGTATGTGAAGAGAATTTAAGGATAAATGGTCTTGAAGTTGAAGTAAATGAAAATACAGGAAAAGCTGAAAAAATAAAAAGAATTAACATGCATTATGACGAGGTTTAA
- the prmA gene encoding 50S ribosomal protein L11 methyltransferase translates to MKWIKVKIDYFSDELNQTKENLINILSEIGIKQIEVSDFFTDNSLDYNVNFKKESDVWSITGYIIDNRFANLKLNIIYEKLSEYSEAKEDFIYEIYTAKCSDEDWQDEWKKYFHTVNITENIVIKPSWDSYEAIDNEIVIEIDPGLAFGTGTHETTSLCAEFLEKYSVGRKKLLDIGCGSGILMLIGKKMGIEKVTGIDIDEKVEEVVLENFDKNDIKDNFQVIIGNLVEDINDKYDIVVSNILVDVLTELLESIEKTLEKDATVIFSGILAEKEEAFAEKAEKYNLQKLDRKEKNNWVSLVFKYVG, encoded by the coding sequence ATGAAGTGGATAAAAGTAAAAATAGATTATTTTTCAGATGAACTTAATCAGACTAAGGAAAACTTGATTAATATACTTTCTGAAATAGGGATAAAACAGATAGAAGTTTCTGATTTTTTCACAGATAATTCTTTAGATTATAATGTTAATTTTAAAAAAGAAAGTGATGTATGGAGTATTACAGGATATATTATTGATAACAGGTTTGCAAACCTGAAATTAAATATAATTTATGAAAAATTATCTGAATATAGTGAAGCCAAGGAAGATTTCATATATGAAATATATACTGCAAAATGTTCTGATGAAGACTGGCAGGATGAATGGAAAAAATATTTCCATACAGTAAATATTACTGAAAATATAGTTATAAAACCAAGCTGGGACAGTTATGAGGCTATTGATAATGAAATAGTCATAGAGATAGATCCTGGTCTTGCATTTGGAACAGGAACGCATGAAACAACATCTTTATGTGCAGAATTTCTGGAAAAATATTCTGTAGGAAGAAAAAAACTTCTTGATATAGGATGTGGTTCGGGAATTTTAATGCTCATAGGGAAAAAAATGGGAATAGAAAAAGTAACAGGAATAGATATTGATGAAAAGGTTGAAGAAGTTGTACTTGAAAATTTTGACAAAAATGATATAAAGGATAATTTTCAGGTAATAATAGGAAATCTTGTTGAAGATATAAACGATAAATACGATATTGTTGTTTCAAATATACTGGTAGATGTACTGACTGAACTGCTTGAAAGTATAGAAAAAACTCTTGAAAAGGATGCAACTGTTATTTTTTCCGGAATACTCGCAGAGAAGGAAGAAGCTTTTGCTGAAAAAGCAGAAAAGTATAATTTACAGAAGTTAGACAGAAAAGAAAAGAATAACTGGGTTTCCCTTGTATTTAAATATGTGGGATAA